TTTCAAATCCACAATAACCCGTTGTGCAGTTTTCAAACCGATACCTTTCACCGTTTTCAGCATATTCACATTCTCTGTGCCGATTACGTTTGCTAATTCGCTGGGCGAGAATGCTGAAAGAATCATCCGGGCAGTATTTCCACCAATACCCGAAACTGATATTAGTAGCAGGAATAAGTTGCGCTCCTGCTTATCGGCAAATCCGTAAAGAACATAGGCATCTTCACGGATAGCTTCATAAATATAAAGCTTTGCACTGCTAAGATTATGAATAGCAGAATAGGTGTTTAGTGAAATGTTTATAAAATATCCAAGTCCGTTACAGTCAATCACTACAGAGGCAGGACCAAGCTC
The Bacteroides sedimenti genome window above contains:
- the ruvA gene encoding Holliday junction branch migration protein RuvA translates to MIEYIKGDIAELGPASVVIDCNGLGYFINISLNTYSAIHNLSSAKLYIYEAIREDAYVLYGFADKQERNLFLLLISVSGIGGNTARMILSAFSPSELANVIGTENVNMLKTVKGIGLKTAQRVIVDLKDKIKTSESVSSNAMGTISLNSEVQEEAVAALTMLGFNTAASQKVVTAIIKEDPQAKVEQVIKLALKRL